ACTCATTCTCATTGCCAGAGAGCCGATCGCCTGACTCCGGATGGCATTCACCATGTGTGGTAATTTTCAGGACACCATCTTCCCATATCTCCTGAAGACGTATATTATCCTGACTAACATGGATTTCTCAGGACACCATCCGATGATCGACGACGCCGACCGGAAAATCATCGCCCGGCTTCAGGCCGATGCCCGCACGCCGATGGCCGAGCTGGGGCAGGCCGCGGGCCTCTCCGCCTCTGCCGCCCACGATCGCGTGCGCCGATTGACCGAACGCGGGGTGATCCGCGGCATGACGCTGCGCGTCGACCCTGCGGCCATCGGCCGGGGGGTGCTGGGCTTCGTGTTCGTGGCGCTGGGTGGCCCTGCGGTCGAAGCCGGCTTCGTCGAGACGCTCCGTGCCGATCCGGCGGTGCTGGAATGCCACCACGTCACCGGCGACTGGTCCTATCTGCTGAAAGTGAGGGTCGCGGACATCGCCGGGCTCGAAGCCCTGCTCGGCCGGCTGAAGGCGACCGGCGCGCTCGTCCGCAGCCACAGCATGATCGCCCTCTCGTCGCCGAAGGACGACGGCGCCCCCTCGCCCTTTCCCGACACTGCGCCCCTTCCCGACGCCGCGCCCCTTCCCGACAGCGGCCCCATTGCCGGCCTGCCGCCTTCGGAGGTGACGTCATGACGCCGCTCGATGCCCTTCTCCGCGGCATGGCCCTCGGCCTTGCGGTCGCAGCCCCGGTGGGGCCGGTCGGCCTGCTCTGCCTCAGACGCGCGGTGACCGGCGGCTTCACCGCCGGGCTCGCCTCGGGCTTCGGGGTCGCCGCCGCCGATCTCGTCTATGCGGTGATTGCGGCCTTCGGCCTCGGCGCGGCGCTGGGGGTGGCGGCGATCGATCCGCTCTGGCCGCGGCTGGCCGGGGCCGCGCTGATCCTCTGGATCGGCCTGGGGGCGGTCCGCCGCGGCCGGGTGGTGCTCGCCAGCGGCGATGCCGGCCCTGCGGCCAGCACCGGCCGGGCCGGCCGCGACGTGCTCGGCGCCTTCCTGCTCACCCTCTCCAACCCGATGACCATCGCGAGTTTCGCGGGCCTCTTCGCCGGGCTCGGCCTGGGTGCCACGCCCGCGGGCGCCGGGCCCCTGGTGCCGGCCGCCCTGGCGACGGGGGTCTTCCTCGGCTCGCTCGGCTGGTGGGTGATGCTGTCGGCGGCCGGCAGCCGCTTCGGCCGCAGGCTCGGGGCCCGCAGCCTGGCCCGCATCGATATCGGGGCGGGGCTGGCGCTCATGGCCGGCGGGATCTGGCTGGCGGCCGAAGCCGCCGGCTGACCGGCTCAGGCTGCCCGGCCCAGGCTGATCGGCTCAGGCTGATCGGCTCAGGGCAGGCCGCGGACCAGCGCCAGCACCGCCGCGGCCGCCAGCGGCACCAGAATGGCGGCAAGCGCCAGCCAGGGGCGCCGTTTCGGCCGCCGGCGGGCCCTGGGCCGGCTGTCGTCGCGATGGGCGGTCTTCATCCGGGCCCTCAGAACCCGTCGAGTGCCAGGCGCAGGCGCGAGGTCAGCGCCTCGACCTCGCCGGCCGACAGCGCCGGCTCGGCCGGCGGCACCAGCGACGGCCAGGCCCGGGCCAGCTGGCGCAGATCGCCCGCCACCGCCTTCCAGCGGTCGGGATCGGCCTGCTGAAAACGCGGCTGGGCCTGGCGCAGGATGCCGATCACCACCTGCATGAAGCCCAGACTGTCCTGATAGCCGGCAGCATTGGTGATCCGCCCGCCGCTGATCGCCTGGCCGTATTCGGCGGCGATGGTGTCGAGCATCAGGCTCGCGACCTTAAGCCCGGTATGGATGTCGCGACGCTCTTCGACCGGCACCGAACCGGCGGCCGCCTTCAGCTTCGCCATCACCGCGTCGATCGCCGCCGAAACCTCGGCCGCAGGCTTTTGGGCTTCGGCCGCCGCGCGCACCGCATCCAGTTCGGCATCGAAGCCGGCGATGCCGCGGGCTGCGATCGACGGTGCGATCAGCGGATAGATATGCGCCGCCGGGTGGCGGAAATGAACCAGGGCCTCCTCGCGCCGGCCATCGGCGTAAAGCGCGCCGCCGACCCGCAGATGGCCTTCCACATAGCCCAGCTGGGCCACGAAATCGGGGGTCTGCAGCACCGCGGCCGCCGGCGCCGCCGCCGTGGTTGCCGCTGCCGCCGCCGGGACCGGCGCACCGGACAGGGTGACGCCCACAACCAGGGCGGCGCCAAGAACCAGGGCTGCGCGAGGGGCAATCCGGCGCGTGCTGCGGGTGTCGGTCATCCTGATGCTCCCGAAGGTGACGATCTTCGGGAAACATACGCTGCACGGCGGGGTTTCGTCGATGTCGGGTTTCGTCGCAGCCGCAAGCGTCCCGGCCGGCACGGATCAGAAGCCGGTTGTATACGGCCCCCGCACGGGTGCTATGCTTTTGCCCCCGACGCGCACCCGGCTCTTGGCGCGCCGCTCCGGACCTGCCATATCCGACGCCTGAACCATTCCCTCCCGTCCGAGGACCTCATGGAAAAGATTCCCGTCACCGTGCTCACCGGTTACCTGGGTGCCGGCAAGACCACGCTGCTCAACCGCATCCTGACCGAACAGCACGGCCGCAAATATGCCGTCATCGTCAACGAGTTCGGCGAGATCGGCATCGACGGCGACCTCGTCGTGGACGCGGACGAGGAAGTCTTCACCATGAACAATGGCTGCCTGTGCTGCACGGTGCGCGGCGATCTGATCCGGATCGTCGGTGCCCTGCTCAAGCGCTCGGGCAATCTCGACGGCATCCTGATCGAGACCACCGGCCTTGCCGAACCCGCACCGGTCGCCCAGACCTTCTTCCTGGACCGCGACATCGCCA
The window above is part of the Tistrella mobilis genome. Proteins encoded here:
- a CDS encoding Lrp/AsnC family transcriptional regulator, whose product is MIDDADRKIIARLQADARTPMAELGQAAGLSASAAHDRVRRLTERGVIRGMTLRVDPAAIGRGVLGFVFVALGGPAVEAGFVETLRADPAVLECHHVTGDWSYLLKVRVADIAGLEALLGRLKATGALVRSHSMIALSSPKDDGAPSPFPDTAPLPDAAPLPDSGPIAGLPPSEVTS
- a CDS encoding LysE family translocator translates to MTPLDALLRGMALGLAVAAPVGPVGLLCLRRAVTGGFTAGLASGFGVAAADLVYAVIAAFGLGAALGVAAIDPLWPRLAGAALILWIGLGAVRRGRVVLASGDAGPAASTGRAGRDVLGAFLLTLSNPMTIASFAGLFAGLGLGATPAGAGPLVPAALATGVFLGSLGWWVMLSAAGSRFGRRLGARSLARIDIGAGLALMAGGIWLAAEAAG